CTTCTTAGGCCATGGCGAGCCTGACCTCCACGTCCCTTTCCCTCCACCCAAAACCCTCCAGACTCTCGATATTAGGGTTTAGAAGCGAAACCCTCCGGACCCACTCCCACGATCCTCCCTTCCTCCCCAAACCCTTCCATTTTCCTgttaaaaccctaaccctaattcttAAATCCCCCGACTCCCGTTCCCCATTCCTCCCACGGCCCATTTCCTCTGTGCCCAATGCCTCATGCTCTCGATCCCCCCACTGCCCCCATCCCCACCAGAGAATCCTTTGGAGGATCTGCGCTGAGAAAGCCGCCGTCTTGCTCGTTGGTTCGCTTCTGTTCCTTGGGAGATTCAATGGGAGGCCTGCTTTGGCCCTCGGTGATGCCCGAAGGAGCGATTTTTCTAAGCCGTTGGAGGAAAAGATGGATGCGCGGGAAGGgaaagaggatgaggaggagaggTATGTGAAGATTTTGGAGAGGGATCCGACGGATGTGGAGGCGCTAAAGGTGGTCTTATATGGGAAGATGAGGAAGGGGAAGACGAAGGAAGCGGTGGAGTACGTGGAGAGATTGATTGCTTTGGAGCCGGACGAGGTGGAGTGGAGGCTCTTGCAGGCTCTGTCATATGAACTGATGGGGAATCTGGCCAAGGCCAAGAGGCTCTTTAAGGAGATCTTGAAGGAGAGACCTCTCTTGCTCAGAGCTCTGCATGTGAGTTTTACTTCTACATTCTAATTCCAAAGTCTGGACGATAATTATCTCATACCAAAGGAAGGAACTTCATGGTATTTTACCTATTTACTCATGGTGGTTCTAACTTTCAAGTGTCAGTGATGATATTGTTATTTTACTTGCAACTAAGATTGCACTTGATGTTGCGAAGATAAATTGAAATGGGTGCAGTTGCGGTTTCATGTCATCGACTTGGTAACAACTTAGCCATATAAATTCCCGTTCGTAGCTTGGAAAAGACTAATCTACGGATGAAGATTCATTCTAGATCTATTTGAACTTGTTTGTTCAGAAAATTTTAGTCCTCGCTGGAAAAGAACCTGGAAAGTATGTTGTGGAGTTTTAGAAACATGTCTTATGGACCTTTGCGTCTGTATGGAGAGCACGGTGTTAGAGTGACAGATCAAAGCTCTGAAAAATTTTCATGATAGTTAAATTTATCTCATTATAATAATTGCAGTCATTTTCTCCCTGGTCTGCCCATCAGTTTTCACTCAAGTCATTGTACAGTGGATTTCTTATTATCTGTCCTTCTATTCTACTATCCAATGTGGTAATTATTCAGCAagcattattttattttattacatCATTTTACTGCCTTATTCATGGAGGCATCTGTGATTATTCATCCAATTCCTTCCACATGACAGTGCTGAGTCATGATACTTTATGATTTTGTACAAATATATCATATGAAAGGTTTCTGAGAGTATCATCTCCATGTTAACACTATAAAAATCAGCTTGAGCTTTACATGGgctataaattagattaaaaagacaTTCAGCATGTTCATCAGTGAACTTGCTTGTTTAGTGAATCCATAAAGCAGTACAAGAAAGTTTGATGAATGTAACATGCTTGCAATTAGTTGTTACCGCCACAATGCAGAAATTGTCAAACTTGCATTAAGAATACTTTCCTTATTTTTTGTTGAATCCCATCTGGATGAAAAACACATAAAAGATGTGTGGTTCCACTTGTAAGTCAAGTTGATAAATTCCATGGCAACTCATTGGCTGCATTCCTACATACATACGAGTGTGTAAAACCAAGTAGATGCACAAGTGCGATATTCCCAGCAATAAGTGTACGCTCTTCTCTTTTGCTGGCCAAAGTGGCATAACCTTTCCCTCAATTGTATTTTGTGGGGCCTTAACAATAGTCACTTAGTTGTGCATGTGTTCATTTATCTCCAAAAGATTTTCCCAAGAACTGATATTCCTTCTGTAAGTAAATGTTGTCTTtgcaaaaaaagaaattatgaaataaaCGAGACTGTGCACAGAATTTCATAAGAATATCAGTGATGATGACCAGTGATGCTCAGTGGCAAGGAGTGGTATCACAATATCTTCCTGATCTGATTGCTCAGTTATGTATTATTTGACCTACTTGGGAGATCTTTTTTTGTGAATTTTGTAGATGGAGGCTGTGAATAGACAAGCAGCTAATTTCCTAGATTTCTGTTTTTGCATGCAATACACAGGGTCTCTGTAATGGTCTTGACTTGGACCCATGAACcaaactatatttattttatgCTGCACTCTGAAAAAATAGATGGAATCCCAGTTCTTTTTCTGGGAGATACGAAGCAAGAAAGGTGGTTGGTGGAGGAAGAATGATGGAAAGTCACAAATTCTTGTCTAGAAGTTATCTTTTTTCTCTTCGCATAGATTTCACCCAAAAATCGTGTATGAGatcattctctcttttttctttgagaaaataagatcataattttttttttattgcaagaATTTGTACTGTACCAAGCACGTTTCATATTGTGCTTTGCTATTTACAATGACATTTTGATTGAGTTTATAACCAGATTGATGCCTCTCAATGGCAGTATTGCAAAAATATCTTCTACAGTGGTATCAATCTGCATTCTGCATCCACAGATTGTATTATCTGATTACCGTAGCTTCCATGCGATTAAATGCCAGTTCATTCTCTTGCATTTTCCTTCAGCATGACATAAAATACATGACCTAGTGACTTATTCTAATGACATGCAGCTGGTAAAAATGGTAAAATCCCATATATATCTTTCTTATCCATCTTCTTTTGGAAATACTTTGGGAGTAGGCTTCCAGACTTACAGCTTATCTTATAGGGGTTGGCATTGGCTATGCATAAAAATCATGAAGGCCCAGCTGTTTTTGACATGCTGAATAAAGCTTTAGAACTTGCACGTCGTGAGAAGAGAGTCACTGAAGAGCggaatataaaaattttgatagctcAAATGCATGTTGTGAAGGtataaactctctctctctctctctctcccctccccccccctttctctctctctctctcacaattGATAGCTTAGCAGGAAATCAATGGCTGAATTTCACCATGCAGGGTGACTTAGAAGGGGCCTCAAAGCAATTTCAAGATCTCATTAATGAGAATCCTCGAGATTTTCGGCCTTATCTTTGTCAGGTAGAGCTTTTCATGGATACCTATAGCACTTATTTGAACAACTACTGCACTCTTGCGTAGTTTTATTTAATAAACTTCTTGTCTAAACACCAAATTATTGTGGTCAGGGTCATGTTCCAAGATTTCTTTGTGCTCCCACTGATTTGCTGGTTTTGCTTTTTATGTAATTTATGCTCCTTGTAACCATCATAGCAACGGCACCTGTATATGTCATTGTGCATCTCCATATTCACATGCATGCATTGGAACAACATCTCCCTTCATTAAATCTGAAGACTCTATAAATTCTGATAGATTAGGACCACATAATTGGGTCTTTATAGATGTTCCGATGTCATTAAATCGCAAGCATCTGAGTTTAGCTTTATCATTTTCTTCATCATCATTTCTGTGATGTTGACAGTCACAGACTGATTTTTATTTGTTTTTTAGGGGATCATATATAGCCTGTTAGACAGAAAGAAGGAAGCTGATGAACAGTTTGAAATTTATCAAA
The sequence above is a segment of the Elaeis guineensis isolate ETL-2024a chromosome 7, EG11, whole genome shotgun sequence genome. Coding sequences within it:
- the LOC105047915 gene encoding protein SLOW GREEN 1, chloroplastic, encoding MASLTSTSLSLHPKPSRLSILGFRSETLRTHSHDPPFLPKPFHFPVKTLTLILKSPDSRSPFLPRPISSVPNASCSRSPHCPHPHQRILWRICAEKAAVLLVGSLLFLGRFNGRPALALGDARRSDFSKPLEEKMDAREGKEDEEERYVKILERDPTDVEALKVVLYGKMRKGKTKEAVEYVERLIALEPDEVEWRLLQALSYELMGNLAKAKRLFKEILKERPLLLRALHGLALAMHKNHEGPAVFDMLNKALELARREKRVTEERNIKILIAQMHVVKGDLEGASKQFQDLINENPRDFRPYLCQGIIYSLLDRKKEADEQFEIYQSLIPDEFPQRSFIDDVILAAKTESQERFEKKFESEFSNRN